A window of the Tiliqua scincoides isolate rTilSci1 chromosome 5, rTilSci1.hap2, whole genome shotgun sequence genome harbors these coding sequences:
- the LOC136653027 gene encoding olfactory receptor 14C36-like produces the protein MAKIKLKYLNGDRILNLTSTSDFLLHEFSEVRELQILHSFAFLTLYLTTMIGNLLIITLVVLDCNLHTPMYFFLMNLALMDMGTISAIVPKSMVNSLMSTQLISYSGCVAQVFLFMFFDATDLAILTIMAHDRYVAICNPLHYEAIMNKGACIQMASCAWISGVLCGVIHTTGTFAISFCSNVVDQFFCEIPKLLKLYCTDLYIIEVGLLVLGSSAGFGCFIFIITTYVSIFTVVLRIPSVQGRQKALSTCLPHIIVVSVLMFTGLFAYTKPPRNSSSDLNLSLAVIYSIFLPMLNPFIYNMRNKEIQTALWNLLHRRSFSKKLLL, from the exons ATGGCAAAAA TCAAACTAAAATATCTGAATGGGGACAGAATTCTCAATCTCACCTCCACTTCTGATTTTCTGCTACATGAATTCTCAGAGGTCCGGGAACTACAGATCTTGCACTCTTTTGCGTTCCTCACTTTGTACTTGACAACCATGATTGGAAATCTTCTCATCATTACTTTAGTGGTTCTTGACTGCaacctgcacacccccatgtacttcttcctgatgaacttAGCCCTGATGGACATGGGCACCATTTCTGCCATTGTACCCAAATCCATGGTGAATTCACTCATGAGTACCCAGCTCATTTCTTATTCTGGTTGTGTTGCTCAAGTTTTCTTATTTATGTTTTTTGATGCCACAGATTTGGCTATCTTAACCATTATGGCGCATGACCGTTATGTTGCCATCTGCAATCCACTACACTATGAAGCTATTATGAACAAAGGGGCCTGTATTCAGATGGCATCCTGTGCATGGATTAGTGGTGTTCTCTGTGGTGTTATACACACGACTGGCACCTTTGCCATCAGCTTTTGCTCCAATGTTGTtgatcagttcttctgtgaaatccccaAGTTACTAAAACTCTATTGCACTGATCTGTACATAATTGAAGTCGGGCTTCTTGTGCTTGGTTCTAGTGCAGGGTTTGGATGCTTTATTTTCATTATCACAACTTATGTGTCAATTTTCACTGTTGTGCTCAGAATTCCTTCTGTACAAGGACGTCAGAAAGCCCTCTCCACTTGTCTCCCCCACATCATTGTTGTCTCTGTGCTCATGTTCACTGGACTTTTTGCCTATACAAAACCCCCCAGAAATAGTTCATCAGATTTGAATCTTAGTTTAGCTGTCATATATAGCATCTTCCTTCCTATGCTGAATCCATTCATTTATAACATGAGAAATAAAGAGATTCAGACTGCATTGTGGAATTTATTGCACAGAAGAAGCTTTTCTAAGAAGTTACTTCTGTGA
- the LOC136653028 gene encoding olfactory receptor 14C36-like: MLVCHTYSDYSPTSAAPEICQVLDKAGALPGGPREKSQEGGSSVIPSVSYSREFQSSGYHAPLGGCCSMKFPVWDKMPTLNSSSDFLLLQFSEVREWQLIHFFVFLALYLAGMSGNLLIVTAVILDHHLHTPMYFFLMNLALMDLGSISVTVPKSMVNSLLNSIAISYSECVAQVFFFVFFEGTGLAILTIMAHDRYVAICKPLQYETIMNKGACIQMATGASICGVLYGVVHISGTFSITFCSNVVDQFFCEIPKLLKLSCSDLYLVEVGLLVLSSGVGFGCFIFIITTYVWIFNALLRIPSEKGRQKALSTCLPHLIVVSVLMFTGIFVYAKPPGKISSDLDLGFAVIYAIFPPMLNPFIYSMRNKELQTALWRLLNHSLFYKDSVFKLNTDFFFNAICSTID; encoded by the exons ATGCTAGTTTGCCACACATACTCAGATTATTCTCCCACTTCAGCTGCTCCAGAGATCTGCCAGGTTCTTGACAAAGCAG GTGCTCTGCCCGGGGGACCCCGGGAGAAGTCAcaagaaggtggcagcagtgtgatcccgaGCGTCAGTTACAGCAGAGAGTTCCAGTCATCAGGCTATCATGCCCCTCTCGGGGGCTGCT GTAGCATGAAATTTCCTGTTTGGGATAAAATGCCCACTCTTAACTCTAGCTCTGACTTTCTGCTTCTGCAGTTCTCAGAAGTCCGTGAATGGCAGCTCATCCATTTCTTTGTGTTCTTAGCTCTATATTTGGCAGGCATGTCCGGAAATCTTCTCATTGTTACTGCAGTCATCCTTGACCACCACCTACACactcccatgtatttcttcctcatgAACTTAGCCCTGATGGACTTGGGCTCCATTTCTGTCACTGTTCCTAAATCTATGGTTAATTCACTTTTGAACAGCATAGCCATTTCTTATTCTGAATGTGTGGCTCAAGTTTTCTTCTTTGTGTTCTTTGAAGGCACAGGCTTGGCTATCTTAACCATCATGGCACATGACCGCTATGTTGCCATCTGCAAACCACTTCAATATGAAACAATTATGAACAAAGGAGCCTGCATTCAAATGGCAACTGGTGCATCGATTTGTGGCGTTCTCTATGGAGTTGTGCACATAAGTGGCACATTTTCAATCACCTTCTGCTCTAATGTTGTTGATCAATTCTTCTGTGAGATCCCAAAGTTACTGAAACTCTCTTGCTCTGACTTGTACCTAGTTGAAGTTGGACTTCTTGTGCTTAGTTCTGGTGTGGGGTTTGGATGCTTTATTTTCATCATTACAACCTACGTGTGGATCTTCAATGCTTTGCTCAGAATCCCTTCTGAGAAGGGACGTCAGAAGGCCCTCTccacatgcctcccccacctcattgTTGTCTCTGTGCTGATGTTCACTGGAATCTTTGTCTATGCAAAGCCCCCTGGCAAAATTTCTTCTGATCTGGATCTTGGATTTGCTGTCATATATGCCATCTTCCCTCCTATGCTGAATCCATTCATTTATAGCATGAGAAATAAAGAGCTCCAGACTGCATTGTGGAGGTTattaaatca ttccctgttcTACAAAGACTCAGTATTTAAACtgaacactgattttttttttaatgccatttgTTCAACCATTGATTAG